The following coding sequences lie in one Verrucomicrobiota bacterium genomic window:
- a CDS encoding transglycosylase domain-containing protein — translation MTEPRQRKPFYKRVWFIAVSFLLLAGLGGAAYFYFAFVVRYEAKAAEFDLSKLENLESASVIYDRSGNVYSKLFIQNREQVPMDQISPHLVDAVISAEDNRFYEHSGIDFLGIFRAALKNTTSGRIRQGASTVTQQLARNTFDLRDRTYDRKILEVFLSLRIERSVPKSKIMELYLNRVYFGGGLYGAQAASKGYFGKAAKDLTIGEAAMLAGLLKSPNNLSPWRNPEAAMAERDFVLGRMVDNNKITAAGAKAEQAQALQIRPKSTFVSQSYAIDFIRQQVQDELGFEALQSEGYKVYTTIDPDLQRAAEESLTKRLAEIEQRPDYQHQTHDQYTALLKQWRVSHPTANTPPAPEYLQGAVLAVDSRTGEIRVMVGGRDYGQSQFNRTYQASRPAGTAFVPFVFAAAFGKGIFPGSLADDSPMDNRQVMIGGTTGILGEWGVERVDNRYEGPIPLRRVLAESKNAATVRVGVEAGVDAVRDLAKKAGISDDLRPYPATFLGSSEVTLEDFVTAYTIFPGQGARPPALSIVSRIVAADGRVVYRHQANRENVLDPGIAFEVHSFLTDALNNGTGAKSRELYGLKTPYAAGKTGTAYNFTDNWFLGYDSAITCGVWVGFDKPQSIYRGAFANDTALPVWVSVMNASLTKDSPRELARPIDLKRAEVCLSTGLPASPHCLLTASNDPSIPARKGTFVEFTTARQMPKEQCWLHGDGNRSLARSVKNQDIPRAVSAADSSQVAAVSLREPTIIGNDPYNSVKPRVRDPGQTQTAKADWTPAPRALPVSTPEPEVRRAQPVGPLDRPQEQPRMDLPTPEPIDLSDDPTSL, via the coding sequence ATGACCGAACCCAGGCAGCGCAAACCGTTTTACAAAAGAGTCTGGTTCATAGCCGTGAGTTTCCTGCTGCTTGCCGGGTTGGGCGGGGCGGCTTACTTCTACTTCGCCTTCGTGGTCCGGTACGAGGCCAAAGCGGCTGAGTTTGACCTTTCGAAGCTCGAGAATCTTGAGTCGGCCAGCGTCATTTATGACCGGTCCGGCAACGTTTATTCGAAGCTGTTTATTCAGAATCGCGAGCAGGTGCCGATGGACCAGATTTCACCGCACCTGGTCGATGCGGTGATTTCGGCCGAAGACAACCGGTTCTACGAGCATAGCGGAATTGATTTTCTCGGCATTTTCCGGGCGGCGCTTAAGAACACGACCTCGGGCCGCATCCGGCAGGGGGCGAGCACGGTTACCCAGCAGCTCGCGCGCAACACCTTCGACCTGCGCGACCGGACCTACGACCGGAAAATTCTCGAGGTGTTCCTGTCTTTGCGGATCGAGAGATCGGTGCCGAAGTCAAAGATCATGGAGTTGTACCTGAACCGGGTTTACTTCGGGGGCGGCCTTTACGGTGCGCAGGCGGCTTCCAAAGGTTATTTCGGTAAGGCGGCCAAGGATCTTACCATCGGCGAGGCGGCGATGCTGGCAGGCTTGCTCAAGAGCCCGAATAATCTGTCACCCTGGCGCAACCCGGAAGCGGCGATGGCGGAGCGGGACTTTGTTCTCGGCCGTATGGTGGACAATAACAAGATCACGGCCGCCGGGGCCAAAGCCGAGCAGGCGCAAGCGCTCCAGATCCGGCCCAAATCGACTTTCGTGTCGCAGTCGTACGCGATCGACTTCATCCGGCAGCAGGTCCAGGATGAATTGGGGTTCGAGGCTCTGCAAAGCGAGGGGTACAAGGTCTACACGACGATCGATCCTGACCTCCAGCGGGCGGCCGAGGAGTCGCTGACCAAACGGCTGGCCGAAATCGAACAACGCCCGGATTACCAGCACCAGACGCACGATCAGTACACCGCTCTGCTGAAGCAGTGGCGGGTTTCGCATCCGACCGCAAACACCCCGCCTGCCCCTGAGTACCTGCAGGGTGCGGTCCTGGCGGTGGATAGCCGGACGGGAGAGATTCGGGTCATGGTGGGAGGGCGCGATTACGGTCAAAGCCAGTTTAACCGGACTTACCAGGCGTCGCGCCCGGCCGGAACGGCCTTCGTCCCGTTTGTCTTTGCGGCGGCGTTCGGCAAAGGGATCTTCCCGGGCTCGCTGGCTGACGATTCGCCGATGGACAACCGGCAAGTGATGATCGGGGGCACGACAGGCATTTTAGGCGAGTGGGGGGTGGAGAGGGTGGATAACCGCTACGAAGGTCCGATCCCGTTACGGCGCGTGCTCGCGGAATCCAAGAATGCCGCCACGGTGCGGGTGGGCGTGGAGGCGGGCGTCGACGCGGTGCGTGATCTGGCAAAGAAAGCCGGGATCAGCGATGACCTGCGGCCCTACCCGGCGACATTCCTGGGCAGCAGCGAAGTGACCCTGGAAGATTTTGTAACCGCCTACACCATCTTCCCGGGACAAGGGGCGCGGCCCCCGGCGCTGTCGATCGTTTCGCGGATTGTGGCTGCGGACGGCCGCGTCGTTTACCGGCATCAGGCTAACCGTGAAAACGTTCTCGACCCAGGCATAGCGTTCGAGGTGCATTCCTTTCTTACCGACGCGCTTAATAACGGCACCGGGGCCAAAAGCCGGGAACTGTACGGCCTGAAAACCCCTTACGCGGCGGGCAAGACCGGGACGGCCTACAATTTTACCGACAACTGGTTCCTGGGTTACGACAGCGCGATTACCTGCGGGGTGTGGGTAGGGTTCGACAAACCGCAATCCATCTACCGTGGTGCATTCGCGAACGACACGGCATTGCCGGTGTGGGTCAGCGTGATGAACGCGTCGTTAACGAAAGATTCGCCGAGGGAACTGGCACGGCCGATTGATCTGAAACGGGCGGAGGTTTGCCTTTCGACGGGGCTGCCCGCCTCGCCTCACTGTCTGCTCACGGCATCAAACGACCCAAGTATTCCCGCCAGAAAGGGTACTTTCGTCGAGTTCACGACGGCGCGGCAAATGCCCAAGGAACAGTGCTGGCTCCATGGCGATGGCAACCGTTCGCTGGCGCGCAGCGTCAAAAACCAGGACATTCCACGCGCCGTGAGCGCAGCAGATTCGAGCCAGGTGGCTGCCGTGAGCCTGCGTGAGCCGACCATCATCGGCAATGACCCGTACAATTCGGTAAAACCGCGCGTCCGGGACCCTGGTCAGACCCAGACGGCCAAAGCCGACTGGACGCCGGCGCCGCGCGCGCTGCCCGTCAGCACCCCGGAACCTGAGGTCCGGCGCGCGCAACCGGTTGGCCCGCTGGACCGGCCGCAGGAGCAGCCGAGGATGGATCTGCCCACACCTGAGCCGATCGATTTAAGCGACGACCCGACAAGTCTCTAA
- a CDS encoding SAM-dependent methyltransferase, whose product MAFPIAQLIHDEVARRGVIRFTELMDLALYHPGHGYYLQPKTRTGKAGDFFTNVSVGSVYGQLLADQFAAMHQILGAPTQFTILEQGAEDARLALDILERLSQAAPETYSAVTYLVVEPHRSKQRAQQDRLAAFGSKVTWAGSLEEVRPFTGVAHAHELVDAFPVHLVERQHPDGWRELGVTLDGDRLIYAPLPELAPELAAHLKRIPTPPPGPPYRTEVNLAALGWIRDLAGVLDRGFVLVLDYGYPRDLYYAPHRREGTLSCYRRHRRDHDPLSALGEKDITAHVDFTSLAEAGLRAGLEVAGFTDQHHFMVGAAEKRLRELSGATETGGPRGRDARFLRELQTLLHPAHLGTAFRYLLFTRPTLPAPAGFKYARDPRRELGLETA is encoded by the coding sequence ATGGCTTTCCCGATTGCCCAACTCATCCACGACGAGGTGGCTCGCCGCGGCGTGATCCGTTTTACCGAACTCATGGATCTGGCGCTCTATCACCCCGGTCACGGCTACTACCTTCAGCCGAAAACGCGAACCGGGAAAGCCGGCGACTTTTTCACCAATGTTTCGGTCGGCAGCGTCTACGGGCAACTCCTGGCCGATCAGTTCGCCGCCATGCATCAGATCCTGGGCGCCCCGACGCAATTCACGATCCTGGAACAAGGCGCTGAGGACGCCCGGCTGGCTCTGGACATCCTGGAACGCCTGAGCCAGGCGGCTCCCGAAACTTATTCAGCCGTGACTTACCTCGTCGTGGAACCGCATCGATCCAAGCAGCGCGCCCAGCAGGACCGGCTGGCGGCTTTCGGTTCCAAGGTGACGTGGGCAGGCAGCCTTGAAGAAGTCCGCCCCTTTACCGGCGTCGCGCACGCCCACGAGTTGGTCGACGCCTTTCCGGTCCACCTTGTCGAGCGCCAGCACCCGGACGGCTGGCGCGAACTGGGCGTAACGCTGGACGGCGACCGGCTGATTTACGCCCCCCTGCCCGAGCTCGCCCCGGAATTGGCCGCGCACCTCAAACGCATTCCCACCCCGCCGCCGGGCCCGCCGTACCGGACCGAGGTCAATCTGGCCGCCCTGGGCTGGATTCGCGACCTCGCCGGCGTGCTCGACCGCGGCTTCGTGCTGGTACTCGATTACGGCTACCCGCGAGACTTGTATTACGCGCCGCACCGGCGCGAAGGGACCCTGAGCTGTTACCGTCGCCACCGGAGGGATCATGACCCTTTGAGCGCCCTGGGCGAGAAGGACATCACCGCCCACGTCGATTTCACCAGCCTGGCTGAAGCCGGCCTCCGGGCCGGCCTCGAGGTTGCCGGCTTCACGGACCAGCATCATTTCATGGTCGGCGCCGCCGAAAAACGGCTCCGGGAGCTCAGCGGCGCCACCGAAACCGGTGGCCCGCGAGGGCGCGACGCCCGGTTCTTACGAGAGCTGCAAACGCTCCTGCACCCGGCCCACCTCGGCACGGCGTTTCGTTACCTGCTCTTTACCCGACCGACGCTTCCGGCGCCGGCCGGCTTCAAATACGCTCGCGACCCGCGGCGCGAGCTTGGGCTCGAGACGGCGTAA
- a CDS encoding ATP-dependent Clp protease proteolytic subunit, with product MGIPNKDYREDCDRAIYLRGVINQSLVDEVLPQINRLRLASVEPITVYIDSPGGSIALAETIRRMVKAPHPDGDECRLITAVIGIAASAAADFLALGDYAIAYPHTQILYHGSRTDTAGVVTYESATSLDFHFGSQKRSVKRLVRLYGPLLLGDSEKAEYDNLTVNGPDKQEWLGEKIGHKIQPLWYFMVSLCRRLQSADYDLSPEEAYWLGLVDEVPGSDLPNLRIFIENKDRPAPQSDKVDSLPA from the coding sequence GTGGGAATCCCTAATAAGGATTATCGCGAGGATTGTGATCGTGCGATTTATCTGCGGGGCGTCATTAACCAATCCCTGGTTGACGAGGTACTACCGCAGATCAACCGGCTTCGATTAGCGAGCGTCGAACCGATCACCGTTTACATCGACAGCCCAGGAGGGTCGATTGCACTTGCGGAGACCATCCGACGGATGGTTAAGGCGCCTCATCCCGATGGTGACGAGTGCCGATTGATTACTGCTGTTATCGGAATAGCCGCGAGTGCCGCGGCCGATTTTCTCGCCCTTGGGGACTACGCTATCGCGTACCCACACACGCAGATTCTTTACCACGGGTCGCGGACCGATACAGCAGGCGTTGTCACTTATGAAAGTGCAACCTCTTTGGACTTTCATTTCGGCTCGCAAAAGCGGAGTGTCAAACGGTTGGTACGTTTGTACGGGCCATTGTTATTGGGAGACTCCGAAAAAGCCGAATATGACAACCTGACAGTAAATGGTCCCGACAAGCAGGAATGGCTGGGCGAAAAAATTGGGCACAAGATCCAGCCGCTCTGGTATTTCATGGTATCACTTTGCCGTCGTTTGCAATCAGCGGATTACGATCTAAGTCCCGAGGAGGCTTATTGGCTGGGGTTGGTAGACGAAGTGCCCGGCTCAGATTTGCCAAATCTGCGGATTTTTATCGAAAACAAAGATAGACCGGCACCCCAGTCTGACAAGGTTGATTCGCTTCCTGCCTAA
- a CDS encoding ester cyclase — translation MSNTALSSLYRGYIECLNGQNWAELDRFVDDQVKHNGRSLGLSGYRDMLVRDHAAIPDLQFNIDLLVCETPHVAARLLFNCTPRGEFLGLRVDGRKICFAENVFYEFRNVRIMSVWSVIDKAEIEMQLRH, via the coding sequence TTGAGCAACACCGCGCTGAGCTCACTATACCGTGGCTACATTGAGTGTTTGAACGGACAGAACTGGGCTGAACTCGATCGATTTGTAGATGACCAAGTTAAGCACAACGGCCGCTCACTTGGGCTATCCGGATACCGCGATATGCTGGTCCGTGATCATGCGGCTATCCCCGACCTTCAATTTAACATCGACTTGCTGGTTTGCGAAACGCCTCATGTCGCGGCGCGACTTCTGTTCAACTGTACGCCAAGAGGCGAGTTCCTTGGCCTGAGAGTTGATGGACGAAAGATTTGTTTCGCTGAAAATGTCTTCTACGAATTCCGAAATGTAAGAATCATGTCAGTCTGGTCAGTCATCGACAAAGCTGAAATCGAGATGCAGCTCAGGCACTGA
- a CDS encoding YcaQ family DNA glycosylase — MRAELSVSEARRIALTAQGFNALSRGGDVSVTQLRKLTGRLGLVQIDSVNVLVRAHYLPHFSRLGAYSRARLDAVVAAKPKRFFEYWGHEASLLPIDCHPLLRWRMARALRGKGVWKPLEPFASERRGEADAMLDRVRAEGPLAASDVTGNRASKGMWVWSDAKHALEWLFWAGLVAATHRRGSFERVYDLPERVLPRTILQCPTPRGIDARRMLLARSAEALGIATADDLRDYYRIPAADVPPLLEQLVEEGTIAPVRVRGWQQQAYLHKDARAGRKIEGSALLSPFDPLIWHRPRVERLFGFRYRLEIYTPAHKREHGYYVLPFMLDGALVARVDLKADRKVGTLMIQRAHVEPAAPGCTVERLLAELCLLASWLGLSSIAVAPAAEIDPAFVARGAIG; from the coding sequence TTGAGGGCTGAACTCTCCGTTTCCGAAGCCCGGCGCATCGCGCTCACCGCCCAGGGCTTTAATGCCCTAAGCCGCGGCGGCGATGTCAGCGTGACGCAACTGCGTAAGTTGACCGGCCGGCTTGGCCTTGTCCAGATCGATAGCGTGAACGTCCTCGTTCGCGCGCACTATCTGCCGCATTTCTCGCGGCTGGGTGCCTATAGTCGCGCCCGCCTTGACGCCGTGGTGGCCGCCAAACCCAAGCGCTTCTTCGAATATTGGGGCCATGAGGCATCGCTGCTGCCGATAGACTGCCACCCCTTGCTGCGATGGCGCATGGCACGCGCTCTTCGGGGCAAGGGCGTTTGGAAGCCGCTCGAACCCTTTGCGAGCGAGAGGCGAGGCGAAGCCGACGCCATGCTCGACCGCGTCAGGGCGGAGGGACCGCTGGCCGCGTCCGATGTAACCGGTAACAGAGCCTCGAAGGGAATGTGGGTCTGGAGCGACGCGAAACACGCGCTCGAATGGTTGTTCTGGGCGGGTCTGGTCGCCGCAACCCACCGCCGGGGCAGCTTCGAACGCGTCTATGATCTGCCCGAGCGCGTCTTGCCCCGCACCATCCTTCAGTGCCCCACACCGCGCGGCATTGATGCGCGGCGAATGCTTCTGGCTCGATCGGCCGAAGCGCTCGGCATCGCGACGGCGGATGACCTGCGCGATTATTACCGCATCCCTGCCGCAGACGTGCCACCCCTGCTTGAACAGTTGGTCGAGGAGGGGACTATCGCCCCGGTCCGCGTTCGCGGATGGCAGCAGCAAGCCTATCTGCACAAGGATGCGCGAGCTGGACGCAAGATCGAAGGCTCGGCACTCCTCTCGCCCTTCGATCCGCTCATCTGGCATAGGCCCCGGGTCGAGCGGCTGTTCGGGTTCCGTTATCGGCTCGAAATCTACACGCCCGCTCACAAGCGCGAGCATGGCTATTACGTGCTGCCCTTCATGCTGGACGGGGCGCTCGTCGCCCGCGTGGATCTCAAAGCGGACCGCAAGGTGGGGACGCTGATGATCCAGCGGGCCCATGTCGAGCCGGCGGCGCCCGGGTGCACCGTGGAGCGATTGCTCGCGGAGCTTTGCCTTCTGGCGTCATGGCTCGGTTTGTCGAGCATCGCCGTCGCACCGGCGGCAGAAATCGATCCCGCCTTTGTTGCAAGGGGTGCAATTGGCTGA
- a CDS encoding epoxide hydrolase: MVSPYTIDIADERLAAIRAKVKAYDWSQLPDIGGWGSGVGIDDLKRLVAYWQKSYDWRAVEGRLNQLPNFTTDVEGERIHFVQVKGDGSKPPLLLLHGWPGSYLEFMRLLEPLAADGHDVVVPSLPGFAFSNPITGVIGPRRAAALMHTLMVRLFGEARYVVQGGDWGAHIASWMAYTQPDALLGFHINMMSIFAEDAVPTSPEEKNLFSRRAAILDWETGYNHQQETRPQTLGVAMADSPVGAAGWILEKFGKWADLPTTAAGSPDIWSKFSEEELLTNIMLYVAPSAIVTATWIYHGKRLEGSDRFPAGTRIRVPTGVAAFPDPVFPPAPRSFAEKTYNVVHWSDMPKGGHFAALEQPERMLADLRAFVATVSGERS; the protein is encoded by the coding sequence TTGGTCTCGCCTTACACGATCGACATAGCCGATGAACGACTTGCCGCCATCCGGGCGAAGGTAAAAGCCTATGATTGGAGCCAGCTTCCCGACATAGGCGGATGGGGATCGGGCGTAGGCATCGATGATCTCAAGCGGCTCGTCGCGTATTGGCAAAAGAGCTACGATTGGCGCGCGGTCGAGGGGCGCCTCAATCAACTCCCTAACTTCACGACCGATGTCGAGGGCGAGCGTATTCACTTCGTCCAGGTGAAGGGCGACGGGTCCAAGCCGCCCCTTCTCCTCCTTCACGGCTGGCCGGGCTCCTACCTTGAATTCATGCGCCTGCTGGAGCCTCTGGCAGCGGACGGCCATGACGTCGTCGTTCCCTCACTCCCGGGTTTTGCCTTTTCCAATCCGATCACCGGCGTCATCGGTCCGCGCCGGGCCGCTGCACTCATGCACACCTTGATGGTCCGTCTATTCGGCGAGGCGCGCTATGTCGTTCAGGGCGGCGATTGGGGCGCGCACATCGCGAGCTGGATGGCCTATACGCAGCCGGACGCGCTGCTCGGCTTCCACATCAACATGATGAGCATCTTCGCGGAGGATGCCGTTCCCACGAGTCCGGAGGAGAAGAATCTGTTCTCGCGCCGGGCGGCGATCCTCGATTGGGAAACCGGCTACAACCACCAGCAGGAGACGCGCCCGCAGACGTTGGGCGTCGCTATGGCGGACAGTCCGGTGGGCGCGGCCGGCTGGATCCTCGAGAAGTTCGGCAAGTGGGCCGACTTGCCCACGACCGCCGCCGGCAGTCCGGACATCTGGAGCAAGTTTTCGGAAGAGGAACTGCTCACCAACATCATGCTCTATGTCGCGCCCTCGGCGATCGTAACGGCGACTTGGATCTACCACGGCAAGCGCCTGGAAGGATCGGACCGGTTTCCCGCCGGGACGCGCATCCGCGTGCCTACGGGGGTTGCGGCATTCCCCGATCCCGTGTTCCCGCCGGCACCACGCTCGTTTGCCGAGAAGACTTACAACGTCGTGCATTGGAGCGACATGCCGAAGGGAGGCCACTTCGCCGCCCTTGAACAGCCGGAGCGGATGCTGGCCGACCTGCGGGCCTTCGTTGCCACGGTGTCGGGAGAGCGGTCTTGA